GAGTGATTTAACAACCAGCTTAACGCTACCTGGTGAACTGTTACTCCATGTTTTTCGGCAACGCTTTTCAAGATCTCCTGACTGGCCACATTCCCTGCATTAAGCGGGAACCATGGTATAAAGGCAATATCGTTATCCTCGCAATAGTTTAAAACACCTTCCCATTTGCGGTTATCAACACTATACATATTTTGTACCGATACCACCTCAAAAAAGTCCTGCGCCTTTTTTATATCTTCTATATCTACTTCAGATAGGCCAATGTGCCTTATTTTACCGTCAATTTGTGATTGCTTTAAAAATTCAAAGCTTTCTTCGGCAGGTACATTAGGGTCAATGCGGTGCAGTTGATATAGTTCAATGGCATCCAGCTTAAGGCGTTTTAAACTACCCTCCAAAGCCTCTTTTAAATGTGCCGGGCTCGAATTAATGGGCCACTGATCGGGGCCGGTGCGCAGTAGGCCGCCTTTTGTACCAATTACAAGGTCGGCAGGGTATGGGTACAGCGCTTCAGCGATCAGCTCTTCAGATATATGCGGGCCATAGCTATCGGCCGTATCTATAAAATTTACGCCTAATTCTATAGCACGCTTTAATACTTTAATGGCTTCGTCGTGATTTTTTGGTGGGCCCCAAATGCCTTTACCTGTAATGCGCATTGCACCATAACCTAAACGGTTTACGGTTAATTCGCCGCCTATATTAAATGTTTTTTGCGATGTTGCAGTTTCGTTACTCATGCTGATAGTTTTTAATAATTATCAAATAAAGTTAACGCCAAAGCAAGGCACATTGTTCGGCACGGCCAAACATAAAAGTGTCATAATTCTTGGTTATAAGCAGCTGGAAAAGCAATAGCCTGTTATCGCCATAGACCTATTATGGCACCCATTAAAGTTAATGATACAATACTGTATCCGCCATTAATAAATATCAGCCGCCAGCTTTTTAGTTCAAATAAACTATGGATAGCAATGGCGCTAAACGTCCATATACCGGCAAGGAAACCAGCGGTTGCTCCCCAGGTTACATCCGTTTTGGGTTCGGCTAAGAACATAGCCAGGTTAACAGCCATTAATAACGAGAAGAATGCTGTGAAACCAAATATCTTACCTTTGTTGCCCGCTTTGATAGCTTCCGTAGTTAGGTTGCTGTCGGCCATCCATGCTTTGCCAAAAAGGGTATGCGAATACCAGATACCGCCGATGATAAAAGCGGACAGAGCTGCTACTATAACAGCCGGCCAGTTTACAAGTGATAGATCCATAATGCTTTAAGTTTTAGGTTTATTAAAGCTACGGAATAATATTGCCGCAATGCAAATTAATTATTGGCCCAATATAACCGAACAATAGTGCTATTTAACGGTATATCGCAATATGTAACGGCCCAGGTTACCATCCGCGTCAAAACCTTCTATAGTTGCACGGTAGCTACCACGGCCATCGGCGTTATAGTATTCAAATGATGTTGTGCCGGTTGTTTTGTCGGTTATTACTTTTGGGCTCCAAAAAATAGTGCTTCTTAAGTCGCCGCCAAATGCAAGTCCCGGCTTTGGTACATCGTATTTTGGTGAATAAAACTCTTTAGATACGGTATAGCCTTGCGCAGTAAAGTTAAGCAGGTTGCCTTTTGGCAACATTTCCTGAAATTCGGCCAGTGATATCTTTGTCGAAACAATCTTTTTCATATTGATAAATATCAAACCGTCGCTATCGTATGTTTTGTTAGCACCGCTAAAGCCATCTTTTTTAAATACTTCTATTGTCTCAACCATTTTAGGGTTTTGTGTGCTTAGGTAACTATAGTCTATAGGTTTACCGTTTAAAAATATTTGTATAGGTTTTTTGTCCGGCTTAGTGTAATTGGCTGCAAAGTACACGTTAGTTTCATCTGCGGTTAGTCCAAGGAGTAAGGATGGCAGGCACTGCCTAAGATCATTACAATCTTTTACCCTTTCGCCGGTTATTGTTTGGTCGGCCTGCATTGGTAACCCGGCAAAGCCCGGGTAATCATCATGGCTTGCTTTTTTCACAGCTGAGGTTGATTTTATAGTTACTTCTTTTAAAATATGCAGGTTGTCGTATCGCTTTTTACTGTTAAGCATGTAGGGCTTGTATAAACTATCAATGTTGGCTACCGCATCAAGTGCGTTGGGGTTGTGTGTAGGCGGGGTATATGTTTCGCCGTTTACAGATATCATTAAATTTTTACTGTTATAGTTACCCCTTGCGCTAATAGTAACCTGCGACGAATCAGGGAAAGCCAACTTTGAGAACTTGAAATTGCCGGTCATATCCGAAATGGTTTCGGCATAAAAGTTTTTTGATGGTATTTGCATACGTAAACTACCTTTGGCTATAGGTAAACCGGTATTGTTACGTAGCATGCCGGTTACCTCCAGCCCTTGCTGCTCAGGCAAAACAATTACCTGAGGGAACCTGTCGTTACGAATGTTATTGTACGATATACGGCGATAACCTTGAGTAAGCATTAAAATATCAAGGTTTGCCGCTGCGTTTTCGTCTTTGCTGATGAAATAATAGTTGGGCTCTTCAATATATCCCTTTACCTCGGATGTAAGCAGCAGGTTGGTTAATATAGTTGTTTCGGCGTTTTCATTAAAAGGAACCTTTGATTCATCAATAACCGAAACCGAGAAACTACCTGCAACCGGCAACGCCTTGTTTTTTGCCGAGACGGTTATTTTTACTTTTTGGCGGGTACTGTATATTTTTTTATCGGCAGCCATGGTAAGGTCAAGCATATCGTTATGCTGTATAAAAACTACCCGCTCGCTTAAAGGGATGCCCCGGTCAGAAAATAAGGTAAGCTGCACCAGCCCTGTAGGGAATTTACTTTTAGGAATACCTGCGCTGTAAATTTGGCTTTGCAGCGTGGTTTGTGCGGCAAAATATATGGCACCGCCATTTTGCGCAATAATATAGTAGCTTTTGTTTTGATTGATCTTGAAAAAGGTCTCGTTTGCCGATAGCCTGATATTAAGGTTTACCGGGTCGTTGTTAAAAACGGACAGGTTGATGCCTGATAGCTGGGCTCGCGGCAGATCGTAACTGGCCTGTGTTCCATCTGCAAATGTAATGTTGGCTTTGTAGCTTTTACCTTCTTCGGGCATAAATGCAAATACACCCATTCCCAAATGTTCTGATGAAAGATTGGCAACCACGGCCCCGGTATTATCCGTGACTGTTCCTTTTACATTAATACCCATGCCGGTTGTAGTAACGGCCTTAAAAGCTACTTTAGACCGTACACCAACGGTAAGCTCACCCCCTTCAGGGAAAAACTGGACATCCTTAAGTATAATGGATGTTTTAAGCGGAAACGTATTAGTGATCTCTCTGCGGTTACCCATTTCAATTACTGCCACTAACTGGCAGTTTTGCAAGGTGCTGGCATTAGTGCCGGTAAAGCTTATCATTAAGTTGCCATTAGCATCGGTAGTACCTTTGCCCTTGCTAATTTCGTCGCTGGTAGCGTTTTTAACTACCCAGCTCACCTTTTTATTAGGCAGAGCAAGGTCATCAACGTCTTTGTAATTAATACGGGCATCTACCTTAACTTTGCCTGTATTGGCTGTTGTATTAAAAAAAGCGTCGGCTTGTATGGCAGTTTCAATAGCATTACCTATTGATATTGTTTTATTGTACATGTAATCCGGGTCGAAGTTGCGCATCCAGCCGGTGTAAGCACGTAAATGATAATTACCTTGTTTATAATCTGTAGTTAGCGGTATGCATCCCGACGCTACACCATTTACAACAGGTAGCTTTATTAAACGCATTATAGAGTCTTGCGAATTGGTTATATCAACATATACAATGGTACTTAATACCGTTGGCTGGTGTTTATCAATAGTTACATAAGCCTTAAACCAAATACTATCGCCGGCCGCATAAAAAGGTTTATCTAAATGCAGATAAACTTTTTCGATGGGGTAATTAGTAATAAACCGTGTTGTTTTAGTAATAATACTATTTAAACCAATAGTGTCTTTTTGAGCAAATGCGGCAACGGTTAAATTGGTAACTAACAGCAATGTTAGTGTAAATCGTTTCAGGTTCATAAGTACTTAAATGTAACAGTGGCTAATATAAACATTTAGCCGTACAGCATGTTGAAAGGTTAAAGTTTTAACATATCATTAACTTTTAGCATAGGCGTTTATTGTACAAGTTTGAACATACCTTTGGCCTAATAGCAAAAAGTAACACCTTTAATACATGGCAACAGAAATTGAACGGAAATTTTTAGTGGATAAAACAAGATGGACCGTAGTTAATAAACCTAATGGAAACCTATATAAACAGGGCTATATTTTAAGCGAAGAAAGGCGGACCGTGCGTATACGCGTTACTGATAGCGCAGCTTACATCACTTTAAAAGGCGCAACTAAAGGCATTAGCCGAAGCGAATTTGAATACACTATACCGGTAAATGAGGGTAATGATATATTAAAAGAGTTTGCTACATCAGTTATATCAAAAACCAGGTATAATATACAATTTGGCGGTAAGTTATGGGAGGTTGATGTTTTCGACGGAGAAAATGCAGGCCTAATTATAGCCGAAATAGAACTTGAAAAGGAAGACGATTATTTTGAAAAGCCGGATTGGGTGGGAGCGGAGGTAAGTAACGATAGCAGGTATACAAATGCAAGTCTATCACTAAACCCCTATGGCAACTGGGCCAAGAAAATTTAAAGCAAAAAAAAGCCGGTTAGCATACGCTAACCGGCTTTTTAAGAAAATATTATTTACCAGCCAGAACCTTTTTTGGCGTTGCCATTTTTAATATGCTCTTCTGCAGTAGCTTTGCCCATTATAGCTGCCATTTTGTTGCCTTCACTGTCTTTGCCGGTTGCAATATACCTGCCAGACTTAATGTCGATAACCGGATCGATCATCGGTACATTTTTAGTTTTTGTTTTAACTGAATAGGCGGTTATGCCACCTGATTTTTGATCTGCCATAATGCGAAGTTTTAGTTTTTTAGTTTGTAACTGAATTAATTGCGTTTTGTTTTATACTACTTTATTGTTTATAAAAGTAGAACAATAATTGGTTGTATTATGGGTGGCAATATATGTATTTATACTTAACTAACAAATTAATACCACGCCCATTTTAACGTTATAATTAACAAATTTATTGCTAAATACGTGTATTTACCCACATTTTGCAGGTTGTAAACATATTAGTTAAGCTAAAAAGGTTTTTAGCAGCATATTGTTTTGAAAGGCTTTATTTTTATTCGAAAAACGAGCTACTAATTTAGCTGCCGAACTTTTTACTTATATAATTGTAGTTGATGTGTATCAATAGAAAAAATTAAATGAAACAATACGTAATTATATGCGCCCTTGCTTTGGCATCATGCGCGGGTAACAGTCATAAAAACACTCCGGCCGACTCAGTAAACGGGGATACTGCCGGTACCGACACGGCGCTTGCAACCAGTTTAAATACGCCTGCCCAAAATATGGAGTATTGCTTTATGCGGACAGAGGGCACAAATAACCAGGATACAACAAAGGTACATTTAGTAATAAATGCGGGTAAGGTAAGCGGGGAGATGAATTGGATGCCTAAAGAGAAAGATAGCCGTAAGGGCACCTTATTGGGAACTATGAAGGGTAATGATATTAAAGCGGTATGGAGCTTTATGCAAGAGGGGATGACTGATACACTTGCAGTTGCCTTTAAATTATCGGCACAGCAGTTGGAGCAAAAGCCATCAGTTTATAATAAAGCCAATGGCCGCGAACAGTTAAATACTAAAGCTGGTTATACCTTAGTATATAAGCTTGATAATTGCAAATAGCCTTAAGGCATTTAGCAATCATATAGTACTAATAAAACTCTTTAAGAACAGTTAAGCTTTACATGAATCAATATTCGTGTAAGGCTTTTTTATTGGCATTAATTAGTCGGCAGTGGCAATATCAGATTTTGGGGTTGACGAATCCTTAACACCAAAGTTTGAAGTTTCTGATTTAATTTTAGCTTGCTCGGCTTTGCTTTCTGTCCTGGTTAACGAAAATGCGGTAACGGCTGATGTTAATACTATAGCGGCTATGATGATGATCTTTTTCATGATTCTGTTTTAATATTCGTTTAGGTGTAATTGATAATTAGTCGGCAGTACCAATGTCTTTTTTAGTATCAGCGGTACCAATATCTTTTTTAGTGTCGGCAGTGCCTATGTCTTTTTTAGTGTCAGCAGTACCAATATCTTTTTTAGTTGTAGATGTCGAAGTAGTATCGCGTTTTGTGGTGTTTGTATTTGCTGATAATATGCCTGTAGTTAAAACTAATGCTGCTGCTATGATTACTTTTTTCATGATGTTTATATTTTAAATGTTTTAATGATCTGTTGTTGGTATGTATTATTATTAATTAGTCGGCAGTACCTATATCTTTTTTAGTATCAGCGGTGCCTATGTCTTTTTTAGTGTCGGCAGTACCAATGTCTTTTTTAGTATCAGCGGTACCGATATCTTTTTTTGTTGTAGATGTTGAAGTAGTATCGCGTTTTGTATTGTGGTTGTTAGCTGATAATATGCCTGTAGTTAAAACTAATGCTGCTGCTATGATTACTTTTTTCATGATGCTTATATTTTAAAATGTTTTAATGATCTGTTGTTGGTATGTATTATTATTAATTAGTCGGCAGTACCTATATCTTTTTTAGTATCAGCGGTGCCTATGTCTTTTTTAGTGTCGGCAGTACCAATGTCTTTTTTAGTGTCAGCAGTACCAATATCTTTTTTTGTTGTAGATGTTGAAGTAGTATCGCGTTTTGTATTGTGGTTGTTAGCTGATAATAAGCCTGTAGTTAAAACTAATGCTGCTGCTATGATTACTTTTTTCATGATGGTTATATTTTGAATGTTTTTAATGATTTGTTATGGTTATACTATTATTAATTAGTCGGCGGTGCCAATGTCTTTTTTAGTGTCGGCAGTACCTATGTCTTTTTTAGTGTCAGCGGTACCAATATCCTTTTTGGTAGTAGGTTGTTGAGTAGTTGTAGTAGCAGTATCGCGTTTAGCTACAATTGTGTTAGCTGATAAAATACCAGTGGTTAATATTACTAATGCGGCGGTGATTACTTTTTTCATGATTTTATTTTTTAAATGTTTTAAGTCTGTTGGTTAATTATATTGAAAAGATCAGTCGGCAGTGCCAATATCTTTTTTAGTAGATACTGTATTATGTTCAATAGTAGCAGTAGGTTTTGTTGTCGCCTCTTTTTTGCATGAAGCTAAAATGCCTGTTACTAAAAATAATGCTGCTGCGATGACGGTCTTTTTCATTTTTTTATATTTAATTTTTGTTTTTGATCTATTGTTATGTTTTGCAAGGATGAACTTTAATCGGCTACACCGATATCTTTTCTTATCCATATATTGCTTTTAAGTATTACGCCCATTACTTTTACATTGTTTTGTTTAACGCATGCTTGTAACGAACCTGCTACAATTACAACTAACAGGAATAATTTTTTCATATAATTTTAATATTGTATTTAATATAAATTAAATTGCATCAAATAACCTGTGGTGTTAAAATGTTGTTATAGTAAAATTATAACTGATAGTTTGTAAATCACACGGTAAATGATATTCGTTTTGTTAAAAACAATAATATATTAACAAGCACATAACTTATTAACAATCAGTATATTAACAATGCAAATATAAATATGTTTTTTAATTTTCACGCAATAATTAAAAATAAATTTTCTTTAGCTTTTTTCCTAATTTTATACTCTCTGTTCATTTTATTATAAATTTTATAACTTTCAGCACAAATCAACGTATAGAGCCCTGATGAATAAATTTTACCCCCTTTTTATTTTATTACTATTCGGTTGTTCTGTATACGCAAAAGGGTACATCGATGTTTCTGCCGCGGATACTACCGAGGTTAACAATTTAAACAGCCAGGCCTTTAATAACCGTTTTACAAATCCAGAGCAAACTGTTGAAGTTGCACAAAAAGCCCTTGACATGGCCGAAAAGCTACAATATAACAGGGGGATAGGCGAGGCTTACCGTGTAATGGGGGTTGGTAAATATTATCTTAACCAGGCCGGCGCTGCTATTGGCGACTACTTAAAAGCTCTTGATTATTTTAAAAAGATAAATGACCTACGTAGCCAGGCCAAAGTTTATAATAATATTGGTAACCTTTACCTGGATAACAATAATGACAAGGCATTAGATTATTTAAAAAATGCGCTGTCAATTGCCCGTCAAATTTCTGATCCTAAAGTTACCGCTTCGTTGTACATGAATATCGGTAACGTTTATTACCGAAAAAAAAGTTTTAACCAGGCGTTAATATGGTACGATAAAAGCAATGTTATATTCTCTAAAATAAAAGATTCTACCAACCTGGTACAGTGTCTTCAAAATAGGGGGGTTATTTACTACAACCTGCATCAATACGATATTGCCGAGCAGTTACTTGTTGCTGCTAATAAAGCGGGTAAAGAGGGCGACCTGAATAAGATTGTGGCCAGTACCAACTTAACCCTTGCTGCGCTTTATATAGCCCAAGGCAAATTTAACGATGCTGAAAGAATTGTGCAGGAGGGTCAGTCGTATGCCACGTTGTTAAAGGATGATAAACTTACTACCGATTATAATTATACAGTTTACCAGTTAGAATCTAAGCGCAAAAATTACGAACGGGCTTTGTACTACCTTCAACTTATATTTAGGCAAGATAGCAGTATTCACATATCAAACGAGTCTACCCAGATAAGTATGTTGCAGGAGCAGTTTAAACAAGCTGCCGTACAGCGGGAAAATGAGCTAACCATACAAAGGCAGCAAAACGACAGGATAAAGTTTTGGGCGGCAACAGTGGTATCGGGCTTATTGCTTGTGGTAATTGTGTTGTTGATAAGCAATGTTAAACGTAAAGCCAAAACCAACGTACAACTAACAGAGTTGAATGGCGAAGTATCGCGACAGAAAGACAATCTCGATCGCATTAACCATCATCTCGAAGAAATTATTGACGAACGTACAAAAGACCTCCAAACTAAAAATAAAAAGCTTTCTGATTATTCATCCTATTTGTCCCATCAAATACGTGGCCCGATAGCAACCCTCAGGGGGTTAATGAATCTTGAAAAAGAGGGCTTGGTTGATGAAAAGGAATGTATTAATATGATGGATAAATGCGTTTCCGATATCGATCAGAAGATAATAGAAATGAGCGAAATGTTAAACGATTCCGGAAAGAGCGTTTTTTAAGCCGTTTTTCTGAAGCTTGGCCAGGTGCTGTGTATCTGTGCTTCTGTCAAACCCAGGTATATACAATATCTTGATATCATCTGTAAAATAAGCAGCTGCCTGTGCCTTCTGTAGCCCCGTGTTTCAAATGCAAGTGTTTCGTTGCCGGCGGTCACAAAAAATTGCACTTCGCCTTTCCTGGGTATAAAACCTGATGTTAAAATATCAAATGCCTTAACTTTTAGCTTGCTACCCGGGTCGTGAATAATGCCGGCTTTAAGCATTTCGGTATTTGAAATTGATATCATGTAATTTGACATAGCAGTAGTATAAGATGATACTATGCATACACACAATAATAACTCCAAAAATTTGTGGAAGTAAAAAAATAATCATTTTGTTACTCAAAAAACATTTCATTTAAAATAATTTAATTGCAGTTTAATTATCTTAAATGAAAGTATAACTTTAAACTATTACAACAAAGGCCTGAAAACTCTACGTGTGTTGTAAATTGAACACTATTAAATAGCGATACTGCTTTTGCTCAACAATTCTTCGTAAAGCAATATTACTTTACGTTGCAGGTTAGTTATTTCTGTTTCTCTATCTAAAAGTTTCTTTTGAATAATATTTAAGCTCAAATCTTGATTGCTTGGCTCTTCGGTATATTCAAGCGATAAAAGGTTTACCACACTTACCTCAAAAATATTAGCGATCTGTTCTAACCTTGATAAATTGATATCGGTAACACCGGTTTCAATTTTCGAAAACGCAGGTATAGATATACCTAAACGATTAGCAACATCCTCCTGGCTCCAGCCATGCTCGTGGCGCAGGGTACGGATATTTTTGCCTGCTGATTTGTTTGATTTCTTTTTAATTGTATCACTCATAATATACATTATTAATTAATTAGGGGAAAAGGGTATTAACTAATAACCAAAACAAATGCCATAACCTAATATGGCCCTATTTAGCTGTGTTAACATATAGTTAAACACATGTAAATAAAAAAGCGTGGAATTTGTTCTACAATTAACGGGTATTATATGTACTAATTAGTGGGGATTATACTCAGTTTAGCAAATTTAAGCAGCAGTTGTTTTTGTCCTATTTCTTTAAAAAAGATGGTGGCCTTTATATCGGGTTTATTGCCTTCAAGGCTTATTACTTTGCCAAAACCAAAGCGTTCGTGCTCTACTTCCATACCAACCTGCAGGTTTGATGTATCAGACACCTTAAATCCCGCTGACGGCACATGTGCCTTAGCAAGTATAGAGGTTGTTTTAACAGGCGGAGCAGTAGCTGCCTTTGGTTTCGAGTAGGTGTCGCTTTTCCGGGTCCATGCGTTGCGTTCATCATCAAACGAACTGCTTGAAGCGGTCACAGGCTTGGCGGTAAAGTCAAGCTCGAGGTATTTGGCGTCTATTTCATCTAAAAAGCGGCTGGGTTCGCAGCTGATGAGTGTGCCAAATTTAAAACGAGATGTAGCATAGCTAATGGTCAGCTTATACTCGGCGCGGGTAACGGCCACATAAAACAAGCGGCGTTCCTCTTCCAGATCGCTGCGCGAATTAAGCGACATTTGCGAGGGAAACAGGTTTTCTTCAAGTCCAACTACATGCACTTGTGGAAATTCGAGCCCTTTTGAAGAGTGTATGGTCATTAACGATACGGTGTCGGCATTAGGATCTTTGTCCTTGTCGTCATTGGTTAGCAAAGCTATATCCTGCATAAAAATGTCGAGGCCTTTTTCCTCGATATCCTCCCGTTCGCTAAATTCTTTTATACCGTTTAATAGCTCCTGAATGTTTTCGTAGCGGTTTAACCCTTCTACAGATTTATCTTCATATAGGTCTTTTAACAAGCCCGAATGCTGCGCAATATGCAAAGCCGACTCATAAGCGCTCAGGTTTTTTGTGATCACCTGAAAGCTTTGTATCATGGCAGCAAACGCGCTTAATGATGGTGGTGTTTTCTCAATATACCTGTGCGATTCCAGGATAACCTCAAATGGGGTGATGTTATTTTTATCAGCCGCAACAATTATCCTGTCAACAGTTGTATCGCCAATTCCACGCTTTGGGTAGTTAATAACGCGTTTTAGCGCTTCTTCGTCGTTCGGGTTAAACGTAAGCCTGAAGTATGCTATAAGGTCTTTGATCTCTTTACGCTGGTAAAATGATAGGCCCCCGTAGATTTTATACGGGATACCATTTTTACGCAAAGCCTCCTCCATCGATCGGGATTGGGCATTGGTGCGGTAAAGTATGGCAAAGTCGTGCCATTTTAGTCCATTAGTACTGCGCTGTTGCATAATGGCATCGGCCACAAGCTTACCTTCTTCGTTATCACTAAAGGCGCGCATTATTTTTATTTTATCGCCGGCTTCTTTTTCCGAAAAGACATTCTTTTTAAGCTGCTCTTTATTATTTGATATAATGCTGTTGGCTACATTAACAATGTTTTGTGTCGACCGGTAATTTTGTTCCAGCTTAAATATTTTAAGATCCGGGTAATCCTTCTCAAAGTTTAGTATATTTTGAATGTTGGCCCCACGAAAAGCATAAATACTTTGCGCGTCATCACCCACCACGCAAATGTTTTCGTTTACGGCTGCAAGGCGCTTTACAATAAGGTATTGCGAAAAGTTGGTATCCTGGTACTCATCAACCATCAGGTATTTAAACTTGTGCTGGTATTTGTTCAGTACATCGGCATTGTTTTTTAAAAGCTCGTTGGTTTTAAACAGCAGATCATCAAAATCCATTGCTCCTGCGCGATAACAGCGCTGTACATAGGTTTCGTATATTTTGCCCAACATACCACGGCCGCTGCTAAAATCATCTGCTTGTATCTGCTCATTTTGTTGGTACTCCATCCACGATACCAGGTTGTTTTTTGCGGCAGATATGCGGTTTAGTACAAAGTTTACGCTGTACAGCTTATCATCAAGCTGCATTTCTTTTAAAATGGCACGCAGTACGCTTTTACTATCGTCGGTATCATAAATAGTAAAGTTGTTGGGGTAGCCAATTTTATCAGCCTCAACCCGCAGCAATTTTGCAAATACCGAGTGGAAGGTACCCATCCAAATGTTTTTTGCCTCAGGGCCGCAAATATGATTGATACGCTCGCGCATTTCGCGGGCTGCCTTATTGGTAAACGTAAGTACCAGTATGTTAAACGAATCTACACCACTGCGAATAAGGTGCGCAACCCTGTAAGTAATAACACGTGTTTTGCCCGAACCAGCACCGGCTATGATCATAACCGGGCCTTTTATTTGTTGTACAGCGGCTTTTTGTTCGGGGTTTAACCCTTGTAAATAATCCAAATCCTTTTCCTCTTTTCTTGTACTGCGAAATTAAATTTTTTAGCACGAAAGGCGAAGCGATAATGCATTTATTAAAGTTAAATAGTTTGCACATC
This portion of the Inquilinus sp. KBS0705 genome encodes:
- a CDS encoding oxidoreductase, which codes for MSNETATSQKTFNIGGELTVNRLGYGAMRITGKGIWGPPKNHDEAIKVLKRAIELGVNFIDTADSYGPHISEELIAEALYPYPADLVIGTKGGLLRTGPDQWPINSSPAHLKEALEGSLKRLKLDAIELYQLHRIDPNVPAEESFEFLKQSQIDGKIRHIGLSEVDIEDIKKAQDFFEVVSVQNMYSVDNRKWEGVLNYCEDNDIAFIPWFPLNAGNVASQEILKSVAEKHGVTVHQVALSWLLNHSPNILLIPGTSSVEHLEENMKTANVTLDADDIDKLDSISPPVG
- a CDS encoding DUF1761 domain-containing protein, producing the protein MDLSLVNWPAVIVAALSAFIIGGIWYSHTLFGKAWMADSNLTTEAIKAGNKGKIFGFTAFFSLLMAVNLAMFLAEPKTDVTWGATAGFLAGIWTFSAIAIHSLFELKSWRLIFINGGYSIVSLTLMGAIIGLWR
- a CDS encoding carboxypeptidase regulatory-like domain-containing protein, which encodes MNLKRFTLTLLLVTNLTVAAFAQKDTIGLNSIITKTTRFITNYPIEKVYLHLDKPFYAAGDSIWFKAYVTIDKHQPTVLSTIVYVDITNSQDSIMRLIKLPVVNGVASGCIPLTTDYKQGNYHLRAYTGWMRNFDPDYMYNKTISIGNAIETAIQADAFFNTTANTGKVKVDARINYKDVDDLALPNKKVSWVVKNATSDEISKGKGTTDANGNLMISFTGTNASTLQNCQLVAVIEMGNRREITNTFPLKTSIILKDVQFFPEGGELTVGVRSKVAFKAVTTTGMGINVKGTVTDNTGAVVANLSSEHLGMGVFAFMPEEGKSYKANITFADGTQASYDLPRAQLSGINLSVFNNDPVNLNIRLSANETFFKINQNKSYYIIAQNGGAIYFAAQTTLQSQIYSAGIPKSKFPTGLVQLTLFSDRGIPLSERVVFIQHNDMLDLTMAADKKIYSTRQKVKITVSAKNKALPVAGSFSVSVIDESKVPFNENAETTILTNLLLTSEVKGYIEEPNYYFISKDENAAANLDILMLTQGYRRISYNNIRNDRFPQVIVLPEQQGLEVTGMLRNNTGLPIAKGSLRMQIPSKNFYAETISDMTGNFKFSKLAFPDSSQVTISARGNYNSKNLMISVNGETYTPPTHNPNALDAVANIDSLYKPYMLNSKKRYDNLHILKEVTIKSTSAVKKASHDDYPGFAGLPMQADQTITGERVKDCNDLRQCLPSLLLGLTADETNVYFAANYTKPDKKPIQIFLNGKPIDYSYLSTQNPKMVETIEVFKKDGFSGANKTYDSDGLIFINMKKIVSTKISLAEFQEMLPKGNLLNFTAQGYTVSKEFYSPKYDVPKPGLAFGGDLRSTIFWSPKVITDKTTGTTSFEYYNADGRGSYRATIEGFDADGNLGRYILRYTVK
- a CDS encoding CYTH domain-containing protein, whose amino-acid sequence is MATEIERKFLVDKTRWTVVNKPNGNLYKQGYILSEERRTVRIRVTDSAAYITLKGATKGISRSEFEYTIPVNEGNDILKEFATSVISKTRYNIQFGGKLWEVDVFDGENAGLIIAEIELEKEDDYFEKPDWVGAEVSNDSRYTNASLSLNPYGNWAKKI
- a CDS encoding tetratricopeptide repeat protein, producing MNKFYPLFILLLFGCSVYAKGYIDVSAADTTEVNNLNSQAFNNRFTNPEQTVEVAQKALDMAEKLQYNRGIGEAYRVMGVGKYYLNQAGAAIGDYLKALDYFKKINDLRSQAKVYNNIGNLYLDNNNDKALDYLKNALSIARQISDPKVTASLYMNIGNVYYRKKSFNQALIWYDKSNVIFSKIKDSTNLVQCLQNRGVIYYNLHQYDIAEQLLVAANKAGKEGDLNKIVASTNLTLAALYIAQGKFNDAERIVQEGQSYATLLKDDKLTTDYNYTVYQLESKRKNYERALYYLQLIFRQDSSIHISNESTQISMLQEQFKQAAVQRENELTIQRQQNDRIKFWAATVVSGLLLVVIVLLISNVKRKAKTNVQLTELNGEVSRQKDNLDRINHHLEEIIDERTKDLQTKNKKLSDYSSYLSHQIRGPIATLRGLMNLEKEGLVDEKECINMMDKCVSDIDQKIIEMSEMLNDSGKSVF
- a CDS encoding helix-turn-helix transcriptional regulator; amino-acid sequence: MSDTIKKKSNKSAGKNIRTLRHEHGWSQEDVANRLGISIPAFSKIETGVTDINLSRLEQIANIFEVSVVNLLSLEYTEEPSNQDLSLNIIQKKLLDRETEITNLQRKVILLYEELLSKSSIAI
- a CDS encoding AAA family ATPase, with protein sequence MDYLQGLNPEQKAAVQQIKGPVMIIAGAGSGKTRVITYRVAHLIRSGVDSFNILVLTFTNKAAREMRERINHICGPEAKNIWMGTFHSVFAKLLRVEADKIGYPNNFTIYDTDDSKSVLRAILKEMQLDDKLYSVNFVLNRISAAKNNLVSWMEYQQNEQIQADDFSSGRGMLGKIYETYVQRCYRAGAMDFDDLLFKTNELLKNNADVLNKYQHKFKYLMVDEYQDTNFSQYLIVKRLAAVNENICVVGDDAQSIYAFRGANIQNILNFEKDYPDLKIFKLEQNYRSTQNIVNVANSIISNNKEQLKKNVFSEKEAGDKIKIMRAFSDNEEGKLVADAIMQQRSTNGLKWHDFAILYRTNAQSRSMEEALRKNGIPYKIYGGLSFYQRKEIKDLIAYFRLTFNPNDEEALKRVINYPKRGIGDTTVDRIIVAADKNNITPFEVILESHRYIEKTPPSLSAFAAMIQSFQVITKNLSAYESALHIAQHSGLLKDLYEDKSVEGLNRYENIQELLNGIKEFSEREDIEEKGLDIFMQDIALLTNDDKDKDPNADTVSLMTIHSSKGLEFPQVHVVGLEENLFPSQMSLNSRSDLEEERRLFYVAVTRAEYKLTISYATSRFKFGTLISCEPSRFLDEIDAKYLELDFTAKPVTASSSSFDDERNAWTRKSDTYSKPKAATAPPVKTTSILAKAHVPSAGFKVSDTSNLQVGMEVEHERFGFGKVISLEGNKPDIKATIFFKEIGQKQLLLKFAKLSIIPTN